The following are from one region of the Paenibacillus sp. KS-LC4 genome:
- the ectB gene encoding diaminobutyrate--2-oxoglutarate transaminase codes for MTTTFEMLESNVRSYCRSFPDVFVRAKGSVLYAESGKAFIDFFAGAGALNYGHNNDFIKQQLIQYLQSDGLSHGLDMYTSAKETFLQTFSDKILKPRGLDYKLQFCGPTGTNAVEAALKLARKVKGRTGVFAFIGSFHGMSLGSLSATSSLYHREAGGLPLHDVTFMPFPTGFIDSLDTIGYMEAILTDDHSGIAKPAAIILETMQAEGGLNAAPTQWLQDLRELCNRHDILLIVDDIQVGCGRTGSFFSFERAGIVPDLVVLSKSISGYGLPMSLLLLKPELDVWQPAEHNGTFRGNQLAFVGATAALELRELTQLEAETERKAQFVEQYLKEHILPINPLITMRGMGLIWGIDVSACQDEHLSKAIVSRCYELGLIVERAGRQDMVVKLMPALTISMDELAAGCEIFKRVVSECCTLINSLQPQLT; via the coding sequence ATGACAACCACATTCGAAATGCTGGAATCCAATGTAAGATCTTATTGCCGTTCTTTCCCCGATGTTTTTGTGCGTGCGAAAGGCTCGGTATTATACGCCGAGTCCGGCAAAGCGTTTATCGATTTCTTCGCCGGAGCCGGAGCGCTAAATTACGGGCACAATAATGATTTTATCAAGCAACAGCTCATCCAATATTTGCAATCGGACGGCCTTAGTCACGGACTGGATATGTACACTTCCGCCAAGGAGACCTTTTTGCAGACGTTCTCAGACAAAATTCTGAAGCCGCGCGGTCTCGACTACAAGCTACAGTTTTGCGGCCCTACTGGAACCAATGCGGTAGAGGCGGCGCTGAAATTGGCAAGAAAAGTGAAGGGAAGGACGGGCGTGTTTGCTTTCATCGGTTCGTTTCATGGAATGTCGCTTGGAAGCTTATCCGCTACAAGTAGTCTATACCACCGCGAAGCGGGAGGATTGCCGCTTCATGATGTTACGTTTATGCCATTCCCAACGGGCTTTATCGACAGCTTGGATACAATCGGCTACATGGAAGCGATATTAACGGATGATCATTCGGGGATAGCCAAGCCGGCAGCTATCATCCTTGAAACCATGCAAGCTGAGGGCGGTTTAAATGCGGCGCCTACCCAGTGGCTGCAGGATCTTCGGGAGCTTTGCAACCGTCACGATATATTGCTGATCGTCGACGATATCCAGGTAGGCTGCGGACGAACAGGTTCATTTTTCTCCTTCGAACGGGCGGGGATTGTTCCCGATCTGGTCGTGCTCTCCAAATCAATCAGCGGTTATGGCCTGCCGATGTCGTTGCTGCTGTTAAAGCCCGAACTGGATGTTTGGCAGCCGGCTGAACATAACGGGACGTTCCGGGGAAATCAGCTTGCGTTCGTTGGCGCGACGGCGGCTCTTGAGCTGCGGGAATTGACGCAGTTGGAAGCAGAGACGGAACGTAAAGCGCAGTTTGTTGAGCAATACTTGAAGGAGCATATTTTGCCGATCAATCCACTCATCACGATGCGCGGTATGGGATTGATTTGGGGCATCGACGTATCGGCTTGCCAGGATGAGCATCTCTCCAAAGCCATCGTGTCTCGATGCTATGAGCTTGGACTCATTGTCGAACGAGCCGGACGTCAAGATATGGTTGTTAAGCTGATGCCTGCGCTTACGATTTCCATGGACGAGCTAGCTGCCGGATGCGAAATATTCAAGCGGGTCGTATCGGAATGCTGCACCTTGATCAATTCACTTCAGCCTCAGCTGACATAA
- a CDS encoding alpha/beta fold hydrolase yields MTVRESSWFLNAHAGSFAKLRLFCFPYAGGGASVFSNWKRELPTHIQVCPVQLPGRESRMLEDPMDSVEAIVHSLVSEITPFLHTPFAFFGHSMGGLIAFETARQLHFKHHVAPLHLFVSGKTAPHLPYPRKSLHKLPDDQFKKELQLMQGTPEEVLQNDELMEIVMPQLRADFSAVENYVYRPGEVLPCPISVFGGLQDHDVSIESLDAWQEHTNGAFQVQMLEGNHFFLQQQEQEVIRSVLRELSPQLRGVAASGQAVR; encoded by the coding sequence ATGACTGTTCGAGAGAGTTCCTGGTTCTTGAATGCGCATGCCGGCTCTTTTGCAAAGCTCCGCTTATTTTGTTTTCCTTACGCCGGCGGCGGAGCCTCTGTATTTAGTAACTGGAAGCGAGAATTGCCGACTCACATTCAAGTTTGTCCCGTTCAGCTTCCAGGCCGAGAAAGCAGAATGTTAGAGGACCCGATGGATTCCGTCGAGGCTATCGTTCATTCGCTTGTCTCGGAGATAACACCGTTTTTACATACGCCCTTCGCATTTTTCGGCCACAGCATGGGGGGGCTAATAGCCTTTGAAACCGCTCGTCAATTACACTTCAAGCATCATGTGGCTCCACTCCACTTATTCGTATCAGGTAAAACTGCGCCTCACCTGCCTTATCCAAGAAAATCCCTACACAAATTGCCCGATGATCAGTTTAAGAAAGAGCTTCAGCTCATGCAAGGCACACCTGAAGAAGTTTTACAGAATGATGAATTGATGGAAATTGTAATGCCTCAATTGCGGGCTGACTTTTCCGCCGTTGAAAACTATGTATACAGACCGGGGGAAGTGCTTCCTTGTCCGATTTCGGTTTTTGGCGGATTGCAGGACCATGACGTAAGTATTGAATCGCTTGACGCTTGGCAAGAGCATACAAATGGTGCATTCCAAGTTCAGATGCTGGAGGGTAATCATTTTTTTCTCCAACAACAGGAACAAGAGGTCATCAGAAGTGTGTTGCGCGAATTATCACCTCAGTTGAGGGGGGTTGCTGCAAGCGGTCAGGCTGTACGTTAA
- a CDS encoding aldo/keto reductase: MSSIPLHKRGIEASQLVLGCMRFGGGWNRNPIEAEHFKEGHAAVDAALEIGINMYDHADIYTFGKAEQVFGQVLKDRPGLREQIILQSKCGIRLQGGDDEPQRFDFSESHILSSVDGILERLQTEYLDILLLHRPDALVEPEEVASAIAKLKASGKVRAFGVSNMSQGQIKLLRAYTDEPFIVNQLELSLLKHGFIDTGMHVNQLAARDNVFPEGTLEYCRMENIQLQSWGPLAQGIYSGASLGDSPESVVATAALVAEFAERKDTTPESIVLAWLMRHPANIQPVIGSINPKRILACKDANTLRLTREEWYRLYNCSRGKALP; the protein is encoded by the coding sequence ATGAGTTCGATCCCTTTGCATAAACGCGGCATTGAAGCGAGCCAGCTCGTTCTCGGCTGCATGCGCTTTGGCGGCGGCTGGAACCGCAATCCGATTGAGGCCGAGCACTTTAAGGAAGGCCATGCAGCCGTCGACGCAGCGCTGGAAATTGGCATTAATATGTATGATCATGCAGATATCTATACGTTCGGCAAAGCCGAGCAGGTTTTCGGTCAAGTGCTGAAGGACCGTCCGGGCCTGCGCGAGCAAATCATTTTGCAATCCAAATGCGGCATTCGCCTGCAAGGCGGCGATGATGAGCCTCAGCGCTTTGACTTTTCGGAAAGTCATATTTTAAGCAGTGTTGATGGCATTTTGGAGCGGCTGCAAACGGAATATCTCGACATTTTGCTGCTGCATCGCCCTGACGCGCTTGTCGAGCCGGAGGAAGTGGCCAGCGCCATTGCGAAGCTTAAGGCTTCCGGCAAGGTTCGCGCATTTGGCGTTTCCAATATGAGCCAAGGACAGATTAAACTGCTTCGTGCCTATACGGACGAGCCGTTTATTGTCAATCAACTGGAGCTTAGCCTGCTCAAGCATGGATTTATTGATACAGGGATGCATGTCAATCAGCTCGCAGCACGCGATAATGTGTTCCCGGAGGGGACGCTGGAATATTGCCGAATGGAAAATATTCAGCTGCAATCGTGGGGCCCGCTCGCCCAAGGCATCTATTCTGGCGCTTCGCTGGGCGACAGCCCGGAATCGGTTGTGGCAACAGCCGCCCTCGTTGCTGAATTCGCCGAGCGTAAGGATACGACGCCGGAATCGATTGTGCTCGCATGGCTAATGAGACATCCGGCGAACATTCAGCCGGTTATCGGCTCAATCAATCCTAAGCGTATACTCGCCTGCAAAGATGCAAATACGCTGCGCCTGACACGTGAGGAATGGTACAGACTGTATAACTGCTCGCGCGGCAAAGCGCTGCCTTAA
- the pyk gene encoding pyruvate kinase — MRKTKIVCTMGPACDSVDTLREMIRSGMNVARLNMAHGELEDHAGRIERIREAAAAENAIVPILLDIKGPEVRIGKLEEASYLLVAGETLTLTTEDVLGNGRRIHVNYSELPLVVKPGNTILLDDGLIDLEVASVEATEVHCTIVNGGLIKPRKGVNLPGIRTTLPGVTERDIRHIHFGIQQNIDIIAPSFVRRAEDILEIRELLQAHGAGHVQIISKIENEEGVVNLDAIIAASDGIMVARGDLGVEIPVQDVPSMQRDMINKCNVAGKAVIVATHMLDSMQVNPRPSRAEVSDVAGAVMQGTDAIMLSGETAAGKYPVQSVATMAAIALKAESQLDYYTGFQERRQLASTTITEVISQAVVSSSLELKAKAILTRTESGFTARMVSKYRPQSPVIAITSDEKMLPLLALLWGVIPVKGTKTGTTDELLHAAMADAEQTGLLAEGDFVVITAGAPVGQSGTTNLIKIEQYGV, encoded by the coding sequence ATGCGTAAAACCAAAATTGTTTGTACGATGGGACCCGCTTGTGATTCGGTTGATACTTTAAGGGAAATGATTCGATCAGGGATGAATGTGGCGCGGCTGAATATGGCGCACGGGGAACTGGAGGATCATGCTGGGCGGATTGAGCGGATTCGCGAAGCGGCTGCTGCTGAAAATGCAATCGTGCCGATTTTGCTGGATATTAAAGGGCCGGAGGTGCGGATTGGCAAGCTGGAGGAAGCCTCTTACCTGCTGGTGGCTGGCGAAACGCTGACGCTGACGACGGAAGACGTGCTTGGCAACGGCCGCCGCATTCATGTTAACTACAGCGAGCTTCCGCTTGTCGTGAAGCCGGGCAATACGATTTTGCTTGACGATGGTCTGATTGATCTTGAGGTAGCATCGGTGGAAGCGACGGAAGTGCACTGTACGATCGTAAACGGTGGTCTGATCAAACCGCGCAAAGGGGTTAACCTGCCGGGTATCCGCACGACGCTGCCGGGTGTTACGGAGCGCGACATTCGCCATATCCACTTCGGCATTCAACAAAATATTGATATTATCGCGCCTTCCTTCGTAAGAAGAGCGGAGGACATTTTGGAAATTCGCGAGCTGCTGCAGGCGCACGGTGCTGGCCATGTTCAAATCATTTCGAAAATTGAAAATGAAGAGGGCGTCGTCAACCTAGATGCGATCATTGCAGCATCGGATGGCATTATGGTTGCCCGTGGAGACCTCGGTGTTGAGATTCCAGTTCAGGATGTTCCCTCTATGCAGCGTGACATGATCAATAAATGTAACGTTGCTGGCAAAGCTGTTATCGTTGCGACTCATATGCTGGATTCCATGCAAGTAAACCCTCGTCCTTCACGCGCTGAAGTGAGTGACGTTGCAGGTGCGGTTATGCAAGGAACGGATGCGATCATGCTGTCCGGCGAGACGGCTGCAGGAAAATATCCGGTCCAATCGGTTGCGACAATGGCAGCCATTGCGCTTAAAGCAGAGTCTCAGTTGGACTACTACACAGGCTTCCAAGAGCGCCGTCAGCTTGCTTCAACGACGATTACAGAAGTCATTAGCCAAGCGGTTGTCAGCTCATCTCTTGAGCTGAAGGCGAAAGCGATTCTAACGCGCACGGAAAGCGGCTTTACGGCGCGAATGGTATCCAAATATCGCCCGCAATCGCCAGTTATCGCGATTACTTCCGACGAGAAAATGTTGCCGCTGCTAGCGCTGCTATGGGGCGTTATTCCGGTGAAGGGCACGAAGACAGGAACGACGGACGAGCTGCTGCATGCTGCAATGGCGGATGCGGAGCAAACGGGACTGCTTGCTGAGGGCGATTTTGTCGTCATTACGGCAGGTGCGCCTGTTGGTCAGTCCGGCACGACGAATTTAATCAAAATCGAGCAATATGGCGTATAG
- a CDS encoding AraC family transcriptional regulator, translating to MLQVTDVRQDRGMDWFYEKNTTNTNEAALILVSYGTVVYWIENEKVIAEKGDLLYIPPNQAYYGKCVPTVFHEKFVVAITLSAAPVLPLLQRQTWVKSRIGMYDMLLARMKHLHAEWLEQAEYANIIAQAVVTEWLAVWNREWNKGPAMADTNQQVERMKHYIFNHYREKITKEELGSYIQKSPNYAATLFRRVTGQTISTFVHDTRMKKAIYLLIDSMLTVGEVAEFVGYRDVSYFQRLFKRFTGRTPTFYMTERAKTQP from the coding sequence ATGCTGCAAGTAACAGACGTTCGGCAGGACCGGGGAATGGATTGGTTTTACGAAAAAAATACAACAAATACGAACGAAGCCGCGTTGATACTGGTGAGCTACGGGACCGTCGTCTATTGGATTGAAAACGAGAAGGTTATCGCCGAGAAAGGCGACCTGCTCTATATTCCGCCGAATCAAGCTTATTATGGCAAATGTGTGCCTACTGTTTTTCATGAGAAGTTTGTGGTTGCCATAACGCTGTCTGCCGCTCCCGTGTTGCCGCTGCTTCAGCGCCAGACATGGGTGAAATCCCGCATTGGCATGTACGATATGCTGCTAGCCAGAATGAAGCATTTGCATGCGGAATGGCTAGAGCAGGCTGAGTATGCGAATATAATCGCGCAGGCTGTCGTAACCGAATGGCTGGCGGTCTGGAACCGCGAATGGAACAAGGGGCCAGCGATGGCCGATACGAACCAGCAGGTAGAGCGCATGAAGCATTATATTTTCAACCATTACCGTGAAAAAATTACGAAGGAGGAGCTTGGCAGCTACATTCAGAAAAGCCCCAACTATGCCGCCACCCTCTTCCGCCGTGTTACGGGGCAGACGATCAGCACCTTCGTTCATGATACGCGGATGAAAAAAGCGATCTATCTACTCATCGACTCCATGCTGACGGTTGGTGAGGTTGCTGAATTCGTCGGCTATCGCGACGTTTCTTACTTCCAGCGGCTATTCAAGCGCTTTACTGGAAGGACGCCGACCTTTTATATGACAGAGCGCGCCAAGACCCAGCCGTGA